The window AATCGACGCTGTGGCCGATTCCGCTCGGCTGGCTGAAGACCGGGACGCTCGCGCCGGCAACGCCCGGCCGGATCGTGTCCGAGCGCGACGCGCCGAGGCAGGCCGATGCGGAGCCGGCGGTCGAGCATCAGATCGTGCTGTTGTGAGCGGGCGGGTTGCCCTGCCGAACGAGGAGCGGGTTTGCTGCTGAGTCCACACGAAATCGCCGCGCTGATGGTGCTGGCCTGCACGCCGTGCCGGCTGGACGGGGAGCTGCCGGAGGTCCGTGCGCTGCTCGGCCGCGGCCTCGTGCAGCTCGACGCCGATGCGAGCGGGCACGCGCGCGTGCGGCTGTCGGTTCAGGGGCGGGACGTCGTGTCGCGGCTGGTGTCGACGCCGCCTGCGTCGGAGTAGTGGTCAGCGCGTACCGGGGTGCCGGTAGTCGGGATCGTCAGGTCCAGCCTTCGCCGAACACGTCGCCCAGCACGCGGGATTTCCACTGGCATTCGCGCCATTCGAGCTCCGCTTCGGAATCGAACACCACGCCGCCGCCGACGCCATACACGCCGGCGCCATTGCTTTCCAGCACGAGCGTCCGGATGGCAACGTTCAGCGAGAAATCCCCGTTGGGCGCCATCCATCCGATGCTGCCGCAATAGAGGCCGCGATCCGCCATTTCAAGTTGCCGGATGCGGCGCATGGCGGCGATCTTGGGCGCGCCGACGACCGAGCCGCACGGGAAGAGTGCGCGCAACACGTCGAAGAACGCGGTGTGCCCGATATCCGCGTTGATCGTCGAAGTCAGCGTCCAGATGGACGGGTAGCGTTCGAGATCGAACAGCTTCTCGACGGTGACCGAGCCGGTGCGGGCGATCCTGCCCATGTCGTTGCGCAGCAGGTCGACGATCATCGCATTCTCGGCGCGGTCCTTTGAGCTTGCCTGCAGCGTGCGCGCGGACATCCGGTCCTCTTCCGGATCCCGATGCCGGGGAGCGGTGCCCTTCATCGGACGGCTCGTCAGGATTCCTGCGGAGCGGGACAGGAAAAGCTCGGGCGAGAAGGACAATACATACGACTCGCCGTCGTCGATATAGGCTGCGTGCGATACCGGGTGCAGATTGATCAGGTTGCGATAGAGCGACTCCGGGTCACCGTCGAACCTGACGTCGACCGGAAGCGTGTAGTTGATCTGGTAGACATCCCCATTCTCGATCGAGCGCTTGATGGCCGAGATCTTTTCCCGGTATTCGTCGAAACCGATTCTCGGGCGAGCACTGAGAATGCGGCTGGATCGGTGGACCGGCAGGGATTGCCACGCGGGCTCGTTCGACGCGCTCTCGAAGACGAGGGCGGTCAGGCGAGGCGTGGCGTTGTCCGTCGCATGCGCACTGCCTTCCTTCAACGCCGGTTCGAGCCACTCGCCGAGGGAATAGGCGAGCTTGAGAGCGATCCAGCGCCCTTCTTGCTGTGCCTTGTCGATATCGGCGATGGCTTGCGGCAGCTCGTCTGCTGTCCTGGCGGATATTGTCTTGACGAATCCATGCAGCGCAAGGGCGCTGCCCCGGATGGCATCTTCAAAGCGACAGGTAACCATCAAACTTCCCGCGCGACGAGTGTGCCGGCTCCTGAAAGATGCATGGTCGAGCAGCATGGTCCGGAAATCGGGAGGCAATCGGAGGAGCGGGAGAGGGTGGGCATATTCCTGACCGTCGAATGGTTCAAAGGGAAATAGGCCCAGGCGCGCGGCAAGACGAATCACGTCGCGCTTCCCGATAGTGTTCTATCTCGTGGCGCCAGTTACGCGACGCGCGGATTCTCTCATACTCCGGGATACCATTGCGTCCCGCTCGCTACGGCAGCCACATCGGGATGATCGAGATGACGAGCAGCAGCGCCAGCATCCCGTTGAGCAGCCGCCATTGAAGATCGGTTCGCAGCAGCCGGGCGAACAGCAGCCCGGCGGCGCACCACACTGACAGCGACGCCATGGCGGCGACGCCGAACGCGCAGCCGAGCAACACGCCCAGTCGAAGCGGACCGGGCGCGAGCGCTGCAAACGATGCGGCCGCGCCGAGCGTCATCGCCCATCCCTTCGGGTTGTGCCACAGCATCCAGACGCCGCTCGCGAAGCCGGCCGGCTTGCGCAGATGCGCGTCGAGACGCGGCGCGCCGCTGCGGCCGATGCGCGATGCGAGCCACACCAGATAGCACGAGCCGATCGCTTTCATGCCGAGCTGCAGCGCGGGGATCGCCAGCATGATGCCGCCGAGCCCCGCGGCCGCGGCGGCGGCCATCGACGCGAGGCCCGCCGCGATGCCCGCCATGTAGGGCAGCGACCGCCGAAAGCCGAAATGGGCGCCCGATGCGGTCGCCAGGGTCGTTGCGCCGCCCGGCGTAACGGTGGAGACGATGACGAACAGGAACAGCGGCAGGTAATCGTGAAGCGGCACATGGTCTCCCGGCGGTCGAAGATGACGATCTGCTTTTTTACCCGCGTGCCGCGCGTTGAAACAGCGAATGTTCGTGATGCGTGCCATTAGCCGCCATAATGCCGGGATGCCACGCAATCTCGACATCGCTTTGCTCCGCGCCTTCGTCACGGTCGCCGACCGCGGCAGCATGACGGCTGCCGGCCACGTGCTGCATCTGACGCAAGGCGCGGTCAGCCAGCAGATCGCGCGGCTCGAGGCGCTGTCCGGGCCGTTGTTCGTTCGCGAGTATCGCGACCTGCGCCTGACCGCGGCGGGGGAGCGGATGCTGGGGCACGCGCGGCGCCTGCTGGACGTTCACGATGCGTTGTGGACGGACATGACGGCGGGCGCGGTGGACGGTGTGGTTCGCCTCGGTGCGCCGCAGGACCTCGTCGGCGCGCGCCTCGGTCCGATCCTGAAGGGCTATGCGCAGGCGCATCCGCAGGTGGAGCTTGCGCTGACGTGTGCGGCTTCGCCGGCATTGATGATTGCGCTCGAGCGCGGGGAAATCGACGTGGCGCTGATCGAGGAGCCGGCGGGCGCGTCGCGCGGGGAATGCATTGCCGTGGATCGGCTGGTGTGGGTCGGCGCGCGCGGCGGAAGCGCGTACCGGATGCAGCCGCTGCCGGTGTCGATGGTGGATGAGACTTGCGGGTTTCGGCAGGTGGTGCTCGATGCGCTGCGCGAACGCGGGCGAGCGTGGCGGACCGTGTTCGAAAACGGCAGCATCGATGCGACGGCGGCGACGGTGCGCTCGGATCTGGCGGTGACGGCCTGGCTGGCGTCGACGGTTCCGGACGGGCTCGATGTCCTGCCGTCGGAAAGCGGGTTGCCTGAATTGCCGGGGTTCGCGATCAACCTGCATGTGTCGCGGGGGCAGGGGTCGGCGGCGGTGGGGGAGTTGGCGCGGTGTTTGAAAGAGGGGTTGGGGCGGCAGGCGGCGTGATTGGCGTCCGTCCCGGTGATCGAAATCCGGTGGATTTGCGCCGATTGTGCCGCATGCCGTCGCGGACAGGAACCAAGGCCGGATACCCAATGAGAAACTGCACAAAGGCCACCTGCCCGGGGCAGGAAGCACCGGATCACGCCGTTCTGGAAAGGGTCATCAGCGCGAGCGTGCCAACGCGAATTGCCTGTGACGGCTCTGCTCGATGACCGGATAAGAAACCGTTGCCTTACCCAATCAACCCGGATGGGCTCGACCAAGAAAAAAGGCGATTGCCATCAAGCAATCGCCTGAAACCATCGGCTGGTACTAAAGGCCACCCAGCACAGACGGGACACGGCCATACAGCCGCGCCTAAGGCACCTGAGGCCGAGTAGGTGCCTGCGCCGGAAAGCGCAGGGCTATCTCGGCGACCATTCGCATGAACTCGGTCGGGACCTCTGCAAGAGATCGGTCATCTCGCGCCGCGGTCACGTTGCCGAGTGATCAGAAACGGGTCCCGGCTCCTGCCCGCGATCCACAGAGGCGGTCTGCCTCGACCACACCACGTCGCGCCGGTTTCAGGGTCGCGGTACTTCGGGGCGACCGAACCACGGTATTTCCCGCGACCACCGCTCGGTTTTGCCCGGCCAAAGATGTCTTCCGCGGAAATGCCGTACTGAAAGACGGTCTGGCGTATTGCCTTGATCGCGTCCGCTGCTTCCTTTTTCCGTGCAATCTCGGCCGCTTCCTCAACCGACTTCAATCTGGCCCGGAGCTCTCGATAGGTTTCAGAATTCAGTTCGCTCATTTTTACTTCGCCTATATAAATGTCCATCCCTGATCATTGAATTCGACGAGATGTTCCGCTCGCATGATCGGTTCAGTCTTTGCGCGGGGTCCAACATACCGTTGCGATGAAGCTGAGGGCAGCGGTTCCCATCACGTAAAACGCCGGGGCAAGATTGTTCTGCGTTGCTGCAATCGCCCAGGTGAGGATGGCTGCGGAAAAGCCGCCGAACGTGATGACGGCAAGGTTGTACGAAATCGAAATGCCCGTGGAGACGATCTGACGCGGAAACGTATCGCTCAACGCAGCGAGGATCGGCCCTTCATAGCACGCGATAACAAGCCCGAATACAACCTGGAACAGCAGCAGCGAATGCAGCCCGGGGCTCGCATTCAGGAACTTGAACATCGGGTGCGCAACGACGATGGCCATGACGAGCGCCCCCATGAGAAACCGGCGCCGTCCGTATCGATCGGAAAGATGGCCAAAAACGGGCGTGACGAAAAGCACGATCGACGCCCCGACGAGCACGGCGATAAACCCCGTCGATGCCGGCAGGTGCAGCACCTTCGTTGCATACGTGGGGATATAGAACAGCAGGACGTATGAGCAAACGGTCCAGAAGATCACCAGACCGAATCCGATCAACGTTTCGCTCTTCCACCGACGCGCAATCTCGATCACCGGCGTGCGCTCGCGAACGCGGGAAACGTCCTCCGTGGAATCATGCGCCTGGTTGCGGATGTAGATGCCGAGCGGCCCCAGGCACAAGCCGATCAGGAACGGAATGCGCCACCCCCATGACTCGACTTGATCCACGCTCAGGTACTTGACGAGCACGACCGCCAGAACCGACGCAAGAATGATCGCAAATCCGATGCTCGCCTGAATCCAGCTGGTGTAATAGCCCAGTCGCCCGGCGGGCACGCTGTCCCTCAGAAATCCGGTGGCGCCGCCCATTTCGCCGCCGGCGGAAAAGCCTTGCAGCAGGCGCGCGCACACGATCATCAATGGCGCGAAAATGCCGGCGTCCTTGTAGGTCGGCGCAAAAGCAATCAGCGCCGTGCCGATCGTCATCAGCGTTATCGTGATCACCAGGGTTGCACGACGCCCGATCTTGTCCGCCATGCCGCCGAGGATGATGCCGCCCACCGGCCGCATGAAAAATCCGACGCCGATCGTGGAAACGGACAGCAGCAGGGACAGGTTGTCGTCCGAGGTCGGGAAGAACAGTTTCGCAATAATGACGGAAAAGAAGCCATAGGAAATAAAATCGAACCACTCGAATCCATTTCCGATGATGACGGCGACGACGGCCTTGGTCCTTTCCTGTGCGGTGGAGTCGCGCCTGCTCTCGTGCAAGCCAACGGTGGTTTCCATATTCTTGTGCCCTCGGATTTTGATGTTATGGCGCCATTGGCAATAAACAGCGGCGCAGCCAATGGTACGGGTTTTTCCTGATTAGTTACTCTGAAATTTTTTCCGGCAAGGCCGAGTTTCTGGAATGCCTGGTTATCGTTTTCGAGGCATCCGCTTCAGCAACCACTCCCGGAATCGCGCCACGGCTGCCGTATCGCGACGATCATCGGGCCAGACCAGCTGATACGCGCCGCCGAAGCTTGCGCTTGCATCCGACGCCAGCACCAGATCATTGC of the Burkholderia ubonensis subsp. mesacidophila genome contains:
- a CDS encoding aminodeoxychorismate synthase component I; the protein is MVTCRFEDAIRGSALALHGFVKTISARTADELPQAIADIDKAQQEGRWIALKLAYSLGEWLEPALKEGSAHATDNATPRLTALVFESASNEPAWQSLPVHRSSRILSARPRIGFDEYREKISAIKRSIENGDVYQINYTLPVDVRFDGDPESLYRNLINLHPVSHAAYIDDGESYVLSFSPELFLSRSAGILTSRPMKGTAPRHRDPEEDRMSARTLQASSKDRAENAMIVDLLRNDMGRIARTGSVTVEKLFDLERYPSIWTLTSTINADIGHTAFFDVLRALFPCGSVVGAPKIAAMRRIRQLEMADRGLYCGSIGWMAPNGDFSLNVAIRTLVLESNGAGVYGVGGGVVFDSEAELEWRECQWKSRVLGDVFGEGWT
- a CDS encoding LysE family translocator; protein product: MPLHDYLPLFLFVIVSTVTPGGATTLATASGAHFGFRRSLPYMAGIAAGLASMAAAAAAGLGGIMLAIPALQLGMKAIGSCYLVWLASRIGRSGAPRLDAHLRKPAGFASGVWMLWHNPKGWAMTLGAAASFAALAPGPLRLGVLLGCAFGVAAMASLSVWCAAGLLFARLLRTDLQWRLLNGMLALLLVISIIPMWLP
- a CDS encoding LysR substrate-binding domain-containing protein, translating into MPRNLDIALLRAFVTVADRGSMTAAGHVLHLTQGAVSQQIARLEALSGPLFVREYRDLRLTAAGERMLGHARRLLDVHDALWTDMTAGAVDGVVRLGAPQDLVGARLGPILKGYAQAHPQVELALTCAASPALMIALERGEIDVALIEEPAGASRGECIAVDRLVWVGARGGSAYRMQPLPVSMVDETCGFRQVVLDALRERGRAWRTVFENGSIDATAATVRSDLAVTAWLASTVPDGLDVLPSESGLPELPGFAINLHVSRGQGSAAVGELARCLKEGLGRQAA
- a CDS encoding H-NS histone family protein; translated protein: MSELNSETYRELRARLKSVEEAAEIARKKEAADAIKAIRQTVFQYGISAEDIFGRAKPSGGRGKYRGSVAPKYRDPETGATWCGRGRPPLWIAGRSRDPFLITRQRDRGAR
- a CDS encoding MFS transporter, coding for METTVGLHESRRDSTAQERTKAVVAVIIGNGFEWFDFISYGFFSVIIAKLFFPTSDDNLSLLLSVSTIGVGFFMRPVGGIILGGMADKIGRRATLVITITLMTIGTALIAFAPTYKDAGIFAPLMIVCARLLQGFSAGGEMGGATGFLRDSVPAGRLGYYTSWIQASIGFAIILASVLAVVLVKYLSVDQVESWGWRIPFLIGLCLGPLGIYIRNQAHDSTEDVSRVRERTPVIEIARRWKSETLIGFGLVIFWTVCSYVLLFYIPTYATKVLHLPASTGFIAVLVGASIVLFVTPVFGHLSDRYGRRRFLMGALVMAIVVAHPMFKFLNASPGLHSLLLFQVVFGLVIACYEGPILAALSDTFPRQIVSTGISISYNLAVITFGGFSAAILTWAIAATQNNLAPAFYVMGTAALSFIATVCWTPRKD